The Fibrobacter sp. region AACATTTAAATCCATAAGCTCGTTGAAGAGATTGCGGGCAATCCGGTGCTCCAGGAGTGCCTCGAGTATAATCTCGTGCGATTCTCTCTTGCTGTCAAGCACAGGGTAGAAGACCTTCTCTTCACCCTCCAGATGAGGGACCAGGGCGACTTTCAGCTCTTTTATGAGAGTCTCCCGACGGCTGGGGCTTGAATTTAACATCCTGTTAAGTATCTGTTTTACCTCATTGTGCTCTGTGCGGATCTGCTCGTAGAATTCCGGATGCATCGATATACCTCCTTTGTGTGTCA contains the following coding sequences:
- a CDS encoding hemerythrin domain-containing protein, with the protein product MHPEFYEQIRTEHNEVKQILNRMLNSSPSRRETLIKELKVALVPHLEGEEKVFYPVLDSKRESHEIILEALLEHRIARNLFNELMDLNVDADDWIARTKVLKDIIEHHIEEEESEIFQAGEKLISHEQISQIYEKYIQEEKGLKDRLAA